From Hyalangium ruber, the proteins below share one genomic window:
- a CDS encoding poly(A) polymerase: MSQERFTTSREVYHRIRWDPRLDAREFVIGYDAHSEEMEEMPFEAFVPDGEIPWHRVWYFRRGPEVVWDRRKRIDTLATLAPAAAEEPAPPPPPPSHHHAHHETPRFTPIPSYRYDARTGAWVEALRGASDSEPLPSLAELTVASFNVLFDLYDPELLDTRRRTAAALSLLRSVDADVLALQEVTGPFLSALLEAPWVREHFFLSEGPAATTVTPYGQVLLSRFPFTTLNQCVFSRDKRVIAGELSLRGGPLWVATLHLTSSRDAAGIGMRAKQVRVINDWARTFDEAPETPDLLLMGDFNLGDEDAPEAHAFADAGFTDAWSTLRPGEAGYTYDPARNAMAALTTTTQRSQRLDRMLVRSPLGRLKPQKVSLFGETPISGKPSPGGDPLFISDHFGLSCTLLRGAPTRAAPAPEPAGPPRVLSVPPVHQAAVVLIPPEELWSPIEAIRSRHDRTYLRWMPHVTLLYPFVPDEYFAEAEALIAEALRDVKPFQVTLTSFDSFEQRSSVTAWLRPEAHPHGALEALQSALEAALPQCDEQGRKSERGFTPHLSVGQLPRSSPAEVRRTFAAWERDWKPLTFEVREVCLISRHGDHPFEVRRRVALGGGKGPRPSSPPSEGSPAPTRESGEALRSMLKARGEWESAESRQQRTQAVSRLEAVCAKLGLELHPYGSYLLGTGSASSDVDAIAIGPSHLSREGFAKALLAELSGQKGFGGGRFVEDAAIPMVKLTLDGVHFDVSYASRPEGVEPCPPAELLTQHGEQLDTAGFRSLNGWADTNALLEVVGREGAGLERFRTVLRAVRAWAKTHGVYSHALGYLGGLSWAVLVAWDCVRAPREASSSEERQLAHFFETFAAWPWPQPVTLTPETARYSPNGKRDLMPIIAPAQPLRNTARNVSRSTLQVLREEFARAQDLLHRAREEGTPEAWQALFTPVDLAKDLSTRLEVTVEAETSEAREMAAGWVLGHLTALVYRLEGDRRLFARPFPNTNPEGPFTIGLAARGANGAEALSVRAGSPLSRTLDEFRESFQAWSHRPPSATLSVRLTPYEQLSGSS; encoded by the coding sequence ATGTCTCAGGAACGCTTCACGACGAGCCGCGAGGTGTACCACCGCATCCGCTGGGACCCTCGGCTCGACGCGCGCGAGTTCGTCATCGGCTACGACGCGCACTCCGAGGAGATGGAGGAGATGCCCTTCGAGGCCTTCGTCCCGGACGGAGAGATTCCCTGGCACCGCGTCTGGTACTTCCGCCGAGGCCCCGAGGTGGTGTGGGACCGGCGCAAACGCATCGACACCCTGGCGACGCTGGCCCCGGCGGCCGCGGAAGAGCCCGCGCCGCCACCCCCACCGCCCTCGCATCACCACGCCCACCACGAGACACCGCGCTTCACCCCGATTCCCTCCTACCGCTACGACGCGCGCACAGGAGCCTGGGTAGAAGCCCTGAGGGGCGCCAGCGACTCCGAGCCCCTGCCCTCCCTCGCGGAGCTCACGGTCGCCTCCTTCAACGTCCTCTTCGACCTGTACGACCCGGAGCTGCTCGACACCCGGAGACGTACCGCAGCGGCCCTCTCCCTCCTGCGCTCGGTGGACGCGGATGTCCTGGCCTTGCAGGAAGTGACCGGGCCCTTCCTCTCCGCGCTGCTCGAGGCCCCCTGGGTGCGCGAGCACTTCTTCCTCTCGGAGGGACCGGCCGCCACCACGGTGACGCCCTACGGCCAGGTCCTCCTCTCCCGCTTCCCCTTCACCACGCTGAACCAGTGCGTCTTCTCGCGCGACAAGCGGGTGATTGCCGGCGAACTCTCGCTGCGCGGCGGTCCGCTGTGGGTGGCCACGCTGCACCTGACGAGCAGCCGGGACGCCGCGGGCATCGGCATGCGGGCCAAGCAGGTCCGGGTGATCAACGACTGGGCGCGCACGTTTGATGAGGCGCCTGAGACGCCCGACCTCCTGTTGATGGGCGACTTCAACCTGGGAGACGAGGACGCGCCCGAGGCCCACGCCTTCGCGGACGCGGGCTTCACGGATGCCTGGAGCACGCTGCGCCCGGGAGAAGCCGGCTACACGTACGACCCGGCGCGCAACGCCATGGCGGCGCTCACCACCACCACCCAGCGGAGCCAGCGCCTCGACCGGATGCTGGTGCGCTCACCGCTGGGGCGACTGAAGCCTCAAAAGGTGAGCCTCTTCGGCGAGACGCCCATCTCTGGCAAGCCGTCGCCGGGAGGAGATCCGCTCTTCATCTCGGACCACTTCGGGCTGAGCTGCACGCTGCTCCGAGGTGCGCCGACCCGAGCGGCGCCCGCGCCCGAGCCGGCTGGGCCCCCCCGGGTACTCTCGGTGCCGCCGGTACATCAGGCGGCCGTGGTGCTCATTCCACCGGAAGAGCTGTGGAGTCCCATCGAGGCGATCCGGTCCCGACACGATCGGACCTACCTGCGCTGGATGCCACACGTGACGCTGCTCTACCCCTTCGTTCCGGATGAGTACTTCGCCGAGGCGGAGGCGCTCATCGCCGAGGCGCTCCGGGACGTGAAGCCCTTCCAGGTGACGCTCACCAGCTTCGACTCCTTCGAGCAGCGCTCGAGTGTGACCGCCTGGCTCCGCCCGGAGGCCCATCCCCACGGCGCGCTCGAAGCCTTGCAGTCGGCGCTCGAGGCGGCGCTGCCACAGTGCGACGAGCAGGGCCGGAAGTCCGAGCGAGGCTTCACGCCACACCTGAGCGTCGGCCAGCTCCCGCGCTCCAGCCCCGCTGAGGTCAGACGCACCTTCGCCGCGTGGGAGCGAGACTGGAAGCCGCTCACCTTCGAGGTGCGCGAGGTGTGCCTGATCAGCCGGCACGGCGACCACCCCTTCGAGGTGCGTCGGCGCGTGGCGCTCGGTGGAGGCAAGGGGCCAAGGCCCTCCAGTCCCCCCTCGGAGGGAAGCCCTGCTCCCACTCGGGAGTCCGGAGAGGCGCTGCGTTCCATGCTGAAGGCGCGCGGGGAGTGGGAGTCCGCCGAGTCCCGCCAGCAACGCACGCAGGCGGTGAGCCGGCTCGAAGCGGTGTGCGCGAAGCTCGGGCTGGAGCTGCACCCCTATGGCTCGTACCTGCTCGGAACGGGCAGCGCGAGCAGCGATGTGGACGCGATCGCGATCGGCCCCTCGCACTTGTCACGCGAAGGCTTCGCCAAAGCGCTCCTCGCCGAGCTGTCCGGACAGAAAGGCTTCGGGGGCGGACGCTTCGTGGAGGACGCCGCCATTCCGATGGTGAAGCTGACGCTCGACGGGGTGCATTTCGACGTGTCCTACGCGAGCCGTCCCGAGGGCGTGGAGCCCTGTCCGCCGGCGGAGCTGCTGACCCAGCACGGCGAGCAACTGGACACGGCAGGCTTCCGCTCGCTCAACGGCTGGGCTGACACGAACGCGCTGCTCGAAGTCGTGGGACGAGAGGGCGCGGGGCTGGAGCGCTTCCGCACGGTCCTGCGCGCGGTGCGAGCATGGGCCAAGACGCACGGTGTGTACTCGCACGCGCTGGGCTACCTGGGAGGCCTGTCCTGGGCGGTGCTGGTGGCCTGGGACTGCGTGCGAGCGCCTCGGGAGGCGTCGAGCTCGGAGGAGCGCCAGCTGGCGCACTTCTTCGAGACATTCGCCGCCTGGCCGTGGCCCCAGCCGGTGACACTGACGCCAGAGACGGCGCGCTACAGCCCGAACGGGAAAAGGGATTTGATGCCGATCATCGCCCCCGCGCAGCCGCTGCGAAACACCGCGCGCAACGTGTCGCGCTCGACGCTGCAGGTGCTCCGAGAGGAGTTCGCCCGAGCACAAGACCTGCTCCACCGGGCACGCGAGGAAGGCACCCCCGAAGCCTGGCAGGCACTGTTCACGCCCGTGGACCTCGCAAAGGACCTGAGCACCCGTCTGGAGGTCACCGTCGAGGCCGAGACGTCCGAGGCGCGAGAGATGGCCGCGGGCTGGGTGCTCGGACACCTCACGGCACTGGTGTACCGACTGGAGGGAGACCGGAGGCTCTTCGCCCGACCGTTCCCGAACACGAACCCAGAGGGCCCCTTCACCATCGGCCTCGCCGCCAGGGGCGCGAACGGCGCGGAGGCGCTCTCGGTGCGTGCTGGCAGCCCGCTCTCGCGCACACTGGACGAGTTCCGCGAGTCCTTCCAGGCGTGGAGCCATCGCCCCCCGAGCGCGACGCTCTCGGTGCGGCTCACGCCCTACGAGCAGCTCAGTGGAAGTAGCTGA
- a CDS encoding HYR domain-containing protein, giving the protein MSHGRGIRGIAAVVVLATGGGCSLIDSEDGSGARGAGNLSDTCQVVPPFTPNFQPELQWEWTGSTLAPEFKQVMMTPIVVEVNGDGIPDVVFSTFAGNDWREGVLRAISGDDGHDLWASMDPAHRIKAAASIAAGDIDNDGLVEICGIPHNGRGIICYENDGTFKFRSAEDAFDYNEWGGPSLADLDGDGTVEILDGNRVYSNTGALKWVGSDGMGGAQYTGPVSFAADIDQDGTQELVNGRSIYNPDGSLHCANTDIPHGFAGVGNFDGDIQGEVVVSGHGKVSLMDDNCALKWSIDIPGGCANGCGGAPTIADFDNDGTVEVAVVGDNAISMLETNGTVKWTSTIQDWSSGKSGSSAFDFEDDGQMELLYADEVSLRIYNGATGQVRFETRHSTGTTHESPIIADVDGDFAADIVVATNNTAYPPYNGIRVYHDRLEGWARTRRIWNQSAYSITNVNNDGTIPAHPVSHWLKPRLNTFHSNVANYFGDGESPYAAPDITVSELSAACSESSLNISAQIVNQGDTPVAAGLKVSFYRGNPASGGTLLGVTTLTSAIPVDGFAPVLLSVGAQPVGGANQIFVVADDDGSGSGRDTECDETNNGASAEVDVTCGAPPTSVPPVAICQNVTVNANAQCQGSGDVNNGSHDPDGQPGPFTVTQAPAGPFGLGSHPVTLTANDGAASAQCVGTVTVVDVTPPALSCPASQTVDTCDADGVAATFQASATDNCGPAPVTCSAASGATFPLGQTAVSCSAADGSGNMASCSFNVTVRPETTAPSISCPAPIVINACVEGGPVAHFNVGSSDNCGAPSVTCSHASGSTFPVGQTVVTCTATDTLGNTAACSFDVTVNSEGEGAPVPGASLGNEIWPPNHKYVDLTLADCAAPAQDTCGGSLPADQYGTILRVSSDEVEDANGNGDGRTCDDITIAANGKAFKVRAEREGTGDGRVYTVHYAINGPGGTAQSNCRVFVPHDQSGNHAVIDSGVKFCVGQGCPAGTGGSALCN; this is encoded by the coding sequence ATGAGTCATGGACGCGGGATCCGTGGAATCGCAGCAGTCGTCGTACTGGCAACAGGAGGTGGGTGCAGCCTCATCGATTCGGAGGACGGCTCGGGCGCGCGTGGCGCCGGCAACCTCTCGGACACGTGCCAGGTCGTTCCGCCCTTTACCCCGAACTTCCAGCCCGAGCTCCAGTGGGAGTGGACGGGCAGCACGCTGGCCCCCGAGTTCAAGCAGGTGATGATGACGCCCATCGTCGTGGAGGTGAACGGCGACGGCATCCCCGACGTGGTCTTCAGCACCTTCGCCGGCAACGACTGGCGCGAGGGCGTGCTGCGCGCCATCAGCGGCGATGACGGGCATGACCTCTGGGCCTCCATGGATCCGGCCCACCGCATCAAGGCCGCCGCCAGCATCGCCGCCGGCGACATCGACAACGACGGCCTGGTGGAGATCTGTGGCATCCCCCACAACGGTCGCGGAATCATCTGTTACGAGAACGACGGCACCTTCAAGTTCCGCTCGGCCGAGGACGCCTTCGACTACAACGAGTGGGGCGGCCCCTCGCTGGCGGACCTCGACGGTGATGGCACCGTGGAGATCCTCGACGGCAACCGCGTCTACAGCAACACGGGCGCGCTGAAGTGGGTGGGCTCCGATGGCATGGGCGGCGCCCAGTACACCGGCCCCGTCTCCTTCGCCGCCGACATCGACCAGGACGGCACGCAGGAGCTCGTCAACGGTCGCTCCATCTACAACCCCGACGGCTCGCTCCACTGCGCCAACACGGACATCCCCCACGGCTTCGCGGGCGTGGGCAACTTCGATGGCGACATCCAGGGTGAAGTCGTCGTCTCGGGCCACGGCAAGGTGAGCCTGATGGATGACAACTGCGCCCTGAAGTGGAGCATCGACATCCCCGGCGGCTGCGCCAACGGCTGCGGCGGCGCGCCCACCATCGCCGACTTCGACAATGACGGCACCGTCGAGGTCGCCGTCGTCGGTGACAACGCCATCTCCATGCTGGAGACCAACGGCACCGTGAAGTGGACGAGCACCATCCAGGACTGGAGCTCGGGCAAGTCGGGCTCCTCCGCGTTCGACTTCGAGGACGACGGGCAGATGGAGCTGCTCTACGCCGACGAGGTGTCGCTGCGCATCTACAACGGCGCCACCGGCCAGGTGCGCTTCGAGACGCGCCACAGCACCGGCACCACCCACGAGAGCCCCATCATCGCCGACGTGGACGGTGACTTCGCCGCCGACATCGTCGTGGCCACCAACAACACCGCCTATCCGCCCTACAACGGCATCCGCGTGTACCACGACCGCCTCGAGGGCTGGGCGCGCACCCGCCGCATCTGGAACCAGTCGGCCTACTCCATCACCAACGTGAACAATGACGGCACCATCCCCGCTCACCCCGTCAGCCACTGGCTCAAGCCCCGCCTCAACACCTTCCACTCCAACGTCGCCAACTACTTCGGCGACGGCGAGAGCCCCTACGCCGCTCCGGACATCACCGTCTCCGAGCTGAGCGCCGCGTGCTCCGAGTCCTCGCTCAACATCAGCGCGCAGATCGTCAACCAGGGCGATACCCCCGTGGCCGCTGGCCTCAAGGTGTCCTTCTACCGGGGCAATCCCGCCTCCGGCGGCACGCTGCTCGGGGTGACGACGCTGACCTCCGCCATTCCCGTCGATGGCTTCGCCCCCGTCCTGCTGTCGGTGGGGGCCCAGCCGGTGGGCGGCGCCAACCAGATCTTCGTCGTCGCCGATGACGACGGCTCCGGCTCGGGCCGCGATACCGAGTGCGATGAGACCAACAACGGCGCCTCCGCCGAGGTGGACGTCACCTGCGGCGCTCCGCCGACCAGCGTGCCGCCCGTGGCCATCTGCCAGAACGTCACCGTCAACGCCAACGCCCAGTGCCAGGGCTCCGGCGACGTGAACAACGGCAGCCATGATCCGGACGGCCAGCCCGGTCCGTTCACCGTCACCCAGGCGCCCGCCGGCCCGTTCGGTCTGGGCAGCCACCCCGTCACGCTCACCGCCAACGACGGTGCCGCCAGCGCCCAGTGCGTCGGCACCGTCACCGTGGTGGACGTCACCCCGCCCGCCCTGAGCTGCCCCGCCTCGCAGACCGTCGACACGTGTGACGCCGACGGCGTGGCGGCCACGTTCCAGGCCTCGGCCACCGACAACTGCGGCCCGGCCCCCGTTACTTGCTCGGCCGCCTCGGGCGCCACCTTCCCGCTGGGCCAGACGGCCGTCAGCTGCAGCGCGGCGGATGGCTCCGGCAACATGGCCTCGTGCAGCTTCAACGTCACCGTGCGCCCGGAGACCACGGCTCCGTCCATCTCCTGCCCCGCTCCCATCGTCATCAACGCGTGCGTGGAGGGCGGCCCGGTGGCTCACTTCAACGTGGGCTCCAGCGACAACTGCGGCGCGCCGAGCGTCACCTGCTCGCACGCCTCGGGCTCCACCTTCCCCGTGGGCCAGACGGTCGTCACCTGCACCGCCACCGACACCCTGGGCAACACCGCCGCGTGCAGCTTCGACGTGACGGTGAACAGCGAGGGTGAGGGCGCTCCTGTCCCCGGCGCGTCCCTGGGCAATGAGATCTGGCCCCCCAACCACAAGTACGTGGACCTCACGCTCGCCGACTGCGCCGCCCCCGCGCAGGACACCTGCGGTGGTTCGCTGCCCGCGGACCAGTACGGCACCATCCTGCGGGTCTCCTCGGACGAGGTGGAGGACGCGAATGGCAACGGCGATGGCCGCACCTGCGATGACATCACCATCGCCGCGAACGGTAAGGCCTTCAAGGTGCGCGCCGAGCGCGAGGGCACCGGTGACGGCCGCGTCTACACCGTCCACTACGCCATCAACGGCCCGGGCGGCACCGCCCAGAGCAACTGCCGCGTGTTCGTGCCGCACGACCAGTCCGGCAACCACGCGGTCATCGACAGCGGCGTGAAGTTCTGCGTCGGCCAGGGCTGCCCGGCGGGCACCGGCGGCAGCGCGCTCTGCAACTGA